The sequence GACTAAGTGTCTGTACAACAAAGGCAATGTCTAGCCTGGTCAATGTGAGATATAACAACTTCCCAATCAACCTCTGATACTTTCCCTTATCTTCCAATAATTCATCATTGTTTGATCCTGCAACCTCATCCAGCTCAGTAGTTGTGAGCTTTTGGTTGCAATCCAATGGCGTCCAGCTTGGCTTAGCTGTACTTAAGCCCATTTCTGATATAAGCTCCAAACTATACTTTCTCTGATTCATCATGATTCCTCTATGAGATCTACAAAACTCAATGCCCAAGAAATACTTCaactcacccaaatccttcagcTTGAAGGTCTGATGCAACTGCTTCTTGGTTTCTTCAATGAGTGTTAAGTCATTACTAGTAATcagcatgtcatccacataaactAGAATGACTACAACTTTACTGTCATGCTTCTTAGTAAATAAAGAATAGTCTAGGGAGCTTTGCACAAAACCTTGAGATACCAAGGCTTCAATAAGTTTTACATTCCACTGCCTGCTTTCTTATTTCAACCCATAAAGAGATTTGACAAGCCTATACACCTTGCCTTCATTCTCCCCCTGGCTGATAAATCCCTCAGGTAGATTCATGTACACTTCATCATAAAGATTCCCTTGAAGAAAAGCATTAtatacatccatttgatgtatatGCCACCCTTCAGTAGCTGCAATATAAATCACAGCTCTATCTGTAACCATTTTTACCACTAGTGAAAAAGTTTCATTGTAGTCTAGGCCTTCTTTCTGGCTATATCCCTTAGCTGCCAACCGTGCCTTGAATCTCTCAACATCCCCATTGGCTTTGTACTTCACCTTATATACCCATCTACAACCTATGGGAACTTTCCCTGCTGGTAATGTAACTAACTCCCATGTCTTGTTGTCTTATAATGCTTGAATTTCTGCCTTCATGGCTTCAATCCATCTCTTGTCTTTAGATGCTTCATGGAAAGTCTGTGGTTCAGTGATAGCTGAGAAAGCTGTCAAATAATGTTGATAAGATGACTTCAATCCATCATAGGAAACAGAGTTGCAAAGAGAGTAAGGCTTATCTGATTGATCTAGTGCAGCAACGGTCACATAATCAGTCATCCATATTAGCACTCGTTTGTCTCTGGCAGACTTCCTAGGCCCATTTCCATCACTGCTTGGGACTTCATTGGCTATTTGTTCTGTCTCTTCTTGATTGAATTATTGATGATCTGCTAGAGTTATGCCTTCCCCATTATCAACTGTTCCTAGAACATCATTAAGGACAGTCTTGTTCCTCAGTATTAAGAATTAGTGAATGAACTGGTAGAGAGACTTCTGCATCATGTGCTTgaatgtctatgtctaagaacaTAGGCTGTTTCTCTTACTTCTTGAATTTGAAAGGAAAGAAAGACTCCTTAAAAACATCTCTGTTTATGAAGAAACATTCCTTAGACAAATCATACAGGATATAGCCTTttgtaactcctgaatagcccaTCAAAACTACTGCTGTTGCCCTAGCTTCAAACTTGTCATGTATATTCATTCTCTTTGCAAAACACAAACAACCAATGGTCCTTATATGCTCAATGTTTGGCTTCTTCTGATGAAACATTTCATAAGGACTTTTTCCTGCTAATGCACTTGATGACAGTTTATTTATGACATAAACTGCTGCTAACACAGTGTCCCTAAAATTTCAAGGGTATATGTCCTTAGAACCTCATGGCTCTTGCTATTTCTAGCACATGTTTGTGCTTCCTTTCAGCAattccattttgttgaggtgtataGACACAAGACCTTTGATGAACAATTCCATTAGACTGAAAAAGTTTACGACATGCCTCATTCACAAACTCTGTCCCATTGTTAGTCCTGATCACCTTAACTTGTCTATTAAACTGAGTTTGCACTAGTTTTATAAAATTTCTCAGCAAAAGCAACACAtcacttttcaatttcaacaaatAAACCCAAGTCATTCTTGAATGATCATCAACAATTGtcaaaaataatttattaccATCAAAGGTTTGCACAACATATGGTACCCATACATCAACAtacaacaagtgaaatatatCTTCAGCTCTACTACTGCTTGTGCTAAATGGAAATCTACAATGTTTAGCTAAAGAACACACACTACAATTGTCTATTTTTCCTTTACAATCATCATATACTAATGAAAACAACTCCTTCAATGCTCCTACTGAAGCATGTCCTAGTCTTCTGTGCCAGAGTTCAATGTCCAGTTCTATCTTACTCACAGCCAAACCTTGAATTATTCATTTATTATTCCTAGTTGTATTTTGTGGTAATAGGTAGAGTCCTCCCTTCTTCTTACCAATCACCTTCACCTTCCCACTGCAAAGGTCCTGAAGTAGATAAAAATAAGGATAAAAAACTGCACAACAATTTAACTCCTTTGTGATCTTAGACACTGACAACAAATTATACTTAAACTCAGGTAAGTATAACACATTGTCAATTCTTCCTGCATTTGCTATATTATAAGACCCTATGTGTCACATTTGATACTTCTCCATTAGGTAAGTGTACCTTTTTTCGTATGAATTCCAGCTACTTCTAATTTGTGTTATAACATTTCTAATTAGAGGTCATGTGATTTGTAGCTCCAGTATCCACAATCCATTCATGATCATTACCATTAATAAAGTAAGCACTAATACTACCTGCCATATTAGCTGATACTTCTGGCACATTCTCCTTGTTGAGCAGCTTAAGGATCTGACTGTATTGTTCTATTGTGAAATGTGAAATTGGAGGAACTTTGAAAGCATCTTGGCCTCTTCCTCCTGCAGCTTGTGGTCTGAAATCCATTGTCATTGCATTGTGAGCTGTGTTGCCTCCAAAtttcttcttgaacttgaaatCATCAGGATATCCAATCAACTTGTAGCATCCTTCTCTACTTTGTCCTTTCATTTTGCAATAATCACATAACACATTGTAATTTTTCCTAGGTTTTTGATTGTTGAATCCTTTTGTTGTTAATAGAGTTGTCATCTCAGCATTTTCAGCGGGAACTACTACATTTGCCATGCTTCTTTGGCTCTCCCTTTCCATCAACATAAAGTTAGCCTTATTCAAAGCGGAAATGTATCCATCATCATGatctgttgaagtttggcaaaatgccaaagtcccacattggttgggagttaagtttggaggggatttttcccctataaaagaaggcctaatgtttaggattgaaacacacctctcatttgccttctcatctgtttaaggcatttgtatcttctctatttagtattatttcacttgtatttttgaagtgaaataaaatattggttatgtccgaggagtaggcaaaattagccgaacctcgtaaattctggtgttccctttattgttgctttattgtcttatttattatttggtggctgtcataattttggtatagtagttgtgacttattcacactatatacatttggcttccg is a genomic window of Nicotiana tabacum cultivar K326 chromosome 16, ASM71507v2, whole genome shotgun sequence containing:
- the LOC142170509 gene encoding uncharacterized protein LOC142170509; its protein translation is MAIVDDTLPESLSHNHPLFLHSTYDSGAILIALQLTGSDNYSVWSRAMRIAILGRNKIGFIEGTYKKEDYGTNLADLWERCNAIVLSWIMNCVSSDLLSGIVYSSNACAVWKDMKERFDKVNGPRILQLHRAIATASQGTSLIATYFSKMRELWAEFDCLAPAPGCDCPKSNHDDGYISALNKANFMLMERESQRSMANVVVPAENAEMTTLLTTKGFNNQKPRKNYNVLCDYCKMKGQSREGCYKLIGYPDDFKFKKKFGGNTAHNAMTMDFRPQAAGGRGQDAFKVPPISHFTIEQYSQILKLLNKENVPEVSANMAGPLQWEGEGDWDTVLAAVYVINKLSSSALAGKSPYEMFHQKKPNIEHIRTIGCLCFAKRMNIHDKFEARATAVVLMGYSGVTKGYILKSARDKRVLIWMTDYVTVAALDQSDKPYSLCNSVSYDGLKSSYQHYLTAFSAITEPQTFHEASKDKRWIEAMKAEIQAL